A single Brevundimonas sp. SL130 DNA region contains:
- a CDS encoding spermidine synthase, translating to MTDVTEVQVATRRPAPQATAILFAIAVFTSACLVFVVQPMATKLILPTLGGSPSVWNAAMVFFQTALLVGYLYAHLLQRIGSMRLQAAVHLGLLLIAALFLPLRISGLLGDPDPSAPTVWLLATLAVSIGAPFAVLSATAPLLQAWYARVTAMAGGGDGAPGGNNPYVLYAASNLGSFLALLAYPALIEPLVSLSGQRGGWSLGYGLFVVMIAGLGVFAWRRREAVAAEPARLEPGPRIAWREKGLLILLAAAPSSLMLGVTAHLSTDVASAPFLWVIPLALYLLTFVIAFQARPVIPIYLTLAIQAGVLAACAALAAFRTTEWLFVFGVNLTAFFFSALMCHQLMAERRPAPGRLTEFYLLLSLGGVIGGVFNALIAPVVFNMVWEYPLVLVAVGLLRPWRGREMRTWEIIACVIGVLIALSGPLGLALVRYAPDIRANVPDAELVRIAQAVLGIAALFAFLLRDRAVMFSVVIGAMVWSGYHVARGYDWTLTERSFFGVMRVASTTIEGLDGPVHVLMHGTTLHGAQAQSERYRCLPTLYYATTTPIGQAGMIAHERHPDGAVIGVVGQGAGAMAAYKRTQDRMSFFEIDPMVDRLSRDPRWFSFINGCAQGAVRTVLGDARLTMEQEAPGSYDLLIIDAFSSDAVPTHLLTVEAIAGYLRLLKPDGVVVLHLSNRNLEITLPAEAAAAALKAPALHQIYRERPEAVQMSESSTEALVIGKSEAAMAPYRADPRWRRLEATEVRPWTDDYVNLFGSLVRQIQYSAQ from the coding sequence ATGACCGATGTGACCGAGGTCCAAGTCGCGACCCGCAGGCCAGCCCCCCAGGCGACCGCGATCCTGTTCGCCATCGCCGTCTTCACCTCGGCCTGCCTGGTCTTTGTGGTGCAGCCGATGGCGACCAAGCTGATCCTGCCGACCCTGGGCGGATCGCCGTCGGTTTGGAATGCGGCCATGGTCTTCTTCCAGACCGCGCTGCTGGTCGGATACCTCTACGCGCACCTGTTGCAGAGGATCGGATCGATGCGTCTTCAGGCGGCGGTGCATCTGGGCCTGCTGCTGATCGCGGCCCTGTTTCTGCCGTTGCGGATCAGCGGCCTGCTGGGCGATCCCGATCCGTCGGCGCCGACGGTCTGGCTGCTGGCCACCCTGGCTGTGTCGATCGGCGCCCCGTTCGCGGTTCTGTCGGCGACGGCGCCGCTGTTGCAGGCCTGGTATGCGCGGGTCACGGCCATGGCTGGAGGTGGTGATGGTGCGCCGGGGGGCAACAACCCCTATGTGCTTTACGCCGCCTCGAACCTGGGAAGTTTCCTGGCCTTGCTGGCCTATCCGGCTCTGATCGAGCCCCTGGTCAGCCTGTCGGGGCAGAGGGGCGGGTGGAGCCTGGGTTACGGCCTGTTCGTGGTCATGATCGCGGGTCTGGGCGTCTTCGCCTGGCGGCGGCGCGAGGCGGTGGCGGCAGAGCCCGCGCGGCTGGAACCCGGGCCCCGCATCGCTTGGCGCGAGAAGGGGTTGCTGATCCTGCTGGCCGCCGCGCCGTCCAGTCTGATGCTGGGGGTGACGGCGCACCTGTCGACGGACGTGGCCTCGGCGCCCTTTCTGTGGGTCATCCCGCTGGCCCTTTATCTGCTGACCTTCGTCATCGCCTTCCAGGCGCGGCCGGTCATTCCGATCTACCTGACCCTGGCGATCCAGGCGGGGGTGTTGGCGGCCTGCGCGGCCCTGGCGGCGTTCAGGACGACCGAGTGGCTGTTCGTCTTCGGGGTCAATCTGACGGCCTTCTTCTTCAGCGCCCTGATGTGCCACCAGCTGATGGCCGAGCGGCGGCCGGCGCCGGGGCGGCTGACCGAGTTTTATCTGCTGCTGTCGCTGGGCGGGGTTATAGGCGGGGTGTTCAACGCCCTGATCGCGCCGGTCGTGTTCAACATGGTGTGGGAATATCCGCTGGTGCTGGTCGCGGTGGGGCTGCTGCGACCGTGGCGGGGACGTGAGATGCGCACCTGGGAGATCATCGCCTGCGTTATCGGCGTGCTGATCGCCCTGTCCGGGCCGTTAGGGCTGGCGCTGGTTCGCTATGCGCCGGATATCCGCGCCAATGTGCCGGATGCAGAGCTGGTGCGGATCGCCCAGGCGGTGCTGGGGATCGCGGCCCTGTTCGCCTTTTTGCTGCGGGACCGGGCGGTCATGTTCAGCGTGGTGATCGGGGCCATGGTCTGGTCCGGCTATCATGTCGCGCGCGGCTATGACTGGACGCTGACGGAACGGAGCTTCTTCGGGGTCATGCGGGTGGCCAGCACCACTATCGAAGGGCTCGACGGGCCGGTTCATGTGCTGATGCACGGCACCACCCTGCACGGCGCCCAGGCGCAGTCGGAGCGGTATCGATGCCTGCCGACCCTGTATTACGCCACGACCACGCCCATCGGGCAGGCGGGCATGATCGCTCATGAACGCCACCCCGACGGCGCGGTGATCGGGGTGGTGGGGCAGGGCGCGGGGGCCATGGCCGCCTATAAGCGAACTCAGGACCGGATGAGCTTCTTCGAGATCGATCCGATGGTGGACCGGCTGTCGCGCGATCCGCGCTGGTTCAGTTTCATCAACGGCTGCGCCCAGGGGGCGGTGCGGACGGTGCTGGGCGACGCCCGCCTGACCATGGAGCAGGAGGCGCCAGGCAGCTATGACCTGCTGATCATCGACGCCTTCTCATCGGACGCGGTGCCGACCCATTTGCTGACGGTCGAGGCCATCGCCGGCTATCTGCGCCTGCTGAAACCCGACGGGGTGGTGGTGCTGCACCTGTCGAACCGGAACCTGGAGATCACCCTGCCGGCCGAGGCGGCGGCGGCGGCCCTGAAAGCGCCGGCCCTGCACCAGATCTATAGGGAACGGCCCGAGGCGGTGCAGATGTCCGAATCCTCGACCGAGGCCCTGGTCATCGGCAAGTCGGAGGCGGCCATGGCGCCCTATCGGGCCGACCCGCGCTGGCGCAGGCTAGAGGCGACTGAGGTGCGGCCGTGGACCGACGACTATGTCAATCTGTTCGGGTCGCTGGTCCGCCAGATCCAGTATTCGGCACAGTAG
- a CDS encoding YihY/virulence factor BrkB family protein, with amino-acid sequence MSDHLTRSVLKAPGFWGGLAVRAFTRSWGRDVMLYTGGVSFFALLAVFPAIAILIGFYKLGLSISEVSAQAAALSDLLPQAAQTIFRDEITRLTNASARTVSAQSAFALIVGAYAAHRGFKALLAGLNLIHDETEPHGFFRFNLLAFFVAVFAFALFTVVSGAVVTARILAHTTSSAAEKFGGGLMPMDAFLPALGLVVGLTLLYRYAMSHSSRVAWLPAITGGLVATLMSVISSWLCAIYVEQIAPLGATYGSVGAVVVLLIWLSWNINAIFYGGAFATEMEIAADADAKSGTTPPTAQADVVDLSERRASRRSRP; translated from the coding sequence TTGAGTGATCACCTGACCCGATCGGTTCTGAAGGCGCCCGGATTCTGGGGTGGTCTTGCAGTGCGCGCCTTTACCCGAAGCTGGGGTCGCGACGTGATGCTGTACACCGGCGGGGTGTCGTTCTTCGCCCTGCTGGCCGTGTTTCCGGCCATCGCCATCCTGATCGGCTTCTACAAGCTGGGTCTGTCGATCAGCGAGGTCAGCGCCCAGGCGGCGGCCCTGTCGGACCTGTTGCCCCAGGCGGCGCAGACGATTTTCCGCGATGAGATCACGCGCCTTACCAATGCGTCGGCCCGCACGGTGTCGGCGCAGAGCGCCTTCGCCCTGATCGTCGGCGCCTATGCGGCGCACAGGGGTTTCAAGGCCTTGTTGGCAGGGCTTAACCTGATCCACGATGAGACGGAGCCGCACGGCTTCTTCAGATTCAATCTGCTGGCCTTCTTCGTCGCCGTCTTCGCCTTCGCCCTGTTCACCGTGGTGTCGGGCGCCGTGGTGACGGCGCGGATCCTGGCCCATACGACCTCATCGGCGGCGGAAAAGTTCGGCGGCGGTTTGATGCCGATGGACGCCTTCCTGCCGGCGCTGGGCCTCGTGGTGGGGCTGACCCTGCTCTATCGCTACGCCATGAGCCACAGTTCGCGGGTCGCCTGGCTGCCGGCGATAACCGGCGGTCTGGTGGCGACGCTGATGTCGGTGATCTCGTCGTGGCTATGCGCCATCTATGTGGAGCAGATTGCGCCGTTGGGGGCGACATACGGCTCGGTCGGGGCGGTGGTGGTGCTGCTGATCTGGCTGTCGTGGAACATCAACGCCATCTTCTACGGCGGCGCCTTCGCTACCGAGATGGAGATCGCCGCCGACGCCGACGCCAAGAGCGGGACCACGCCGCCGACCGCTCAGGCCGATGTGGTCGACCTGTCCGAGCGTCGTGCCAGCCGCCGGTCGCGGCCTTAA
- a CDS encoding CinA family protein — MFPQDIQRLAQQIVATSTTHGLMLTTAESCTGGLVAAALTAVPGSSAALDRGFVTYSNEAKQQMLGVPEATLIAHGAVSEPTARAMAQGAVAHSRAAVGVAVTGIAGPGGGSPEKPVGLVHFAAQGPGGLIHRQENFGDIGRDAIRTAAVRVALEMLADRLAS; from the coding sequence ATGTTCCCGCAAGATATTCAGCGCCTGGCGCAACAGATCGTCGCAACCTCAACCACGCATGGGTTGATGCTGACCACGGCCGAAAGCTGCACCGGCGGCCTGGTCGCCGCCGCCCTGACCGCCGTCCCAGGCTCGTCCGCCGCCCTGGACCGGGGGTTCGTCACCTACAGCAATGAGGCCAAGCAACAGATGTTGGGCGTGCCCGAGGCGACGCTGATCGCCCATGGCGCGGTCTCCGAGCCGACCGCCCGCGCCATGGCCCAGGGCGCCGTCGCCCATTCGCGCGCCGCCGTCGGCGTCGCCGTCACCGGCATCGCCGGCCCCGGCGGCGGATCGCCGGAAAAGCCGGTCGGTCTGGTCCATTTCGCGGCCCAGGGGCCGGGCGGTCTGATCCATCGCCAGGAAAACTTCGGCGACATCGGCCGCGACGCCATTCGCACCGCCGCCGTCCGCGTGGCCCTGGAGATGCTGGCGGACCGGCTCGCCTCATGA
- a CDS encoding sulfurtransferase TusA family protein has protein sequence MTEPRLVDSRGHVCPTPSLRLMKAMAGAPAGTVFVLLATDPMARIDVPYLMTQKNGRLLDIQETEGVIRLTVQTG, from the coding sequence ATGACCGAGCCGCGTCTCGTCGACTCGCGCGGCCATGTCTGTCCGACGCCCAGTCTCCGATTGATGAAGGCCATGGCCGGCGCCCCGGCCGGGACGGTCTTCGTCCTTCTGGCCACCGATCCCATGGCGCGAATCGACGTGCCCTATCTGATGACCCAGAAGAACGGCCGCCTGCTCGACATTCAGGAAACCGAAGGCGTGATTCGCCTCACGGTGCAGACCGGCTGA
- a CDS encoding IS630 family transposase (programmed frameshift), producing MTAPYSMDLRERALARKAEGETHREIAAALRISPSCVSKWTKRVGETGSVAPGQVGGHKPRTLSGDCAEWLRTRIASGPFTLRGLTAELAARGIKTGPRAVWVFVHAEGLSFKKTLLPEEQARPDVARRRARWKAHQGRIDPSRLVFLDETWVKTNMAPLRGWGPRGRRLKGHSPFGHWKTLTFIAALRHDRIDAPWVIDGPINGAIFLVYIEKILAPTLSPGDVVVLDNLGSHKGKAARAAVRAKGAHMIFLPPYSPDLNPIEQVFAKLKHLMRNAQPRTFEATWRKAGEIINLFSPAECANYLVNSGYGSV from the exons ATGACGGCTCCTTATTCGATGGATCTTCGTGAGCGAGCGTTGGCGCGTAAGGCGGAGGGCGAGACACACCGGGAGATCGCGGCGGCGCTTCGGATCAGTCCGTCTTGCGTGTCCAAGTGGACGAAGCGAGTTGGAGAGACAGGTTCGGTGGCGCCGGGCCAGGTCGGCGGCCACAAGCCTCGCACGCTATCAGGAGACTGCGCCGAATGGCTGCGCACCCGCATCGCCTCAGGGCCGTTCACGCTCAGAGGGCTGACGGCCGAACTTGCCGCGCGCGGGATCAAGACCGGCCCTCGAGCGGTGTGGGTGTTCGTGCACGCTGAAGGACTGAGCTTC AAAAAAACACTGCTGCCTGAGGAGCAGGCCCGGCCTGACGTCGCGCGCCGCCGCGCACGCTGGAAGGCGCATCAGGGGCGGATCGACCCGTCGCGACTGGTGTTCCTGGACGAGACCTGGGTCAAGACCAACATGGCGCCCTTGCGCGGCTGGGGGCCGAGGGGGCGACGCTTGAAGGGCCACTCGCCCTTCGGTCACTGGAAAACCCTGACCTTCATCGCCGCCCTGCGCCATGACCGGATCGACGCGCCCTGGGTTATCGATGGTCCGATCAACGGCGCGATCTTCCTCGTCTACATCGAGAAAATACTGGCGCCGACCTTGTCGCCTGGCGACGTCGTCGTCCTCGACAACCTCGGCAGTCACAAGGGCAAGGCCGCCCGCGCCGCTGTCAGGGCCAAAGGCGCACACATGATCTTCCTGCCCCCTTACTCCCCCGACCTGAACCCCATCGAACAGGTCTTCGCCAAGCTCAAACACCTCATGCGCAACGCCCAGCCCAGAACCTTTGAAGCCACATGGCGAAAGGCCGGAGAGATCATCAATCTCTTCAGCCCCGCCGAATGTGCGAACTACCTCGTCAACTCAGGATACGGTTCCGTGTGA
- a CDS encoding diguanylate cyclase domain-containing protein has product MAFDARVLILAAQDGRIGPLAAGLDALGWTTVTARDLAAAEATLQDFPLDAAVIDFDSYQDDAVARLRAAAHPRSLPVMVVGAPRGSAADADLAVTTPPHPAQAALRLEQMTRAAVAEEEFDLRCDTFAARGLDLQPGGPDHSPLRILAAGVAERRFLALSNALTASGVEVVAAPTPYTAFDYLHESPFDAAVLWGAKDHAPALSIASGMKRNTRLYHIPLMLYLRGGSEMSLDELFNRGFSDVATADTREDETAERLLALAKSHRRYLTIRKALDSVRGLDIMDPTTGLFTPELFAAHLARVADASRARRRPLSVCVLRVRENEAVAWARQGGWLDRALPQIGAMISRLVRVEDTPARLAKEVFALALPATRGEAARLAAERIAAVIGCTAFDAGPDRSPFVAEFDVGAAEMRPNESAGALLERASADLFDKVR; this is encoded by the coding sequence TTGGCTTTCGACGCGCGTGTATTGATCCTGGCGGCCCAGGATGGCCGGATCGGACCGCTCGCGGCCGGACTGGACGCCCTCGGCTGGACGACCGTCACTGCCCGCGACCTGGCCGCGGCCGAGGCGACGCTGCAAGACTTCCCGCTGGACGCCGCCGTGATCGATTTCGATTCGTACCAGGACGACGCCGTCGCTCGACTGCGCGCCGCCGCCCATCCGCGCAGCCTGCCGGTCATGGTGGTCGGCGCCCCGCGCGGTTCCGCGGCCGATGCGGACCTCGCCGTCACCACACCGCCCCATCCCGCCCAGGCGGCCCTACGCCTGGAGCAGATGACCCGCGCGGCCGTGGCCGAGGAGGAGTTCGATCTTCGCTGCGACACCTTCGCCGCGCGCGGCCTGGATCTACAGCCCGGCGGCCCCGATCATTCGCCCCTGCGTATTCTGGCCGCCGGCGTGGCCGAGCGCCGCTTCCTGGCCCTGTCCAACGCCCTGACCGCCTCCGGGGTCGAGGTCGTCGCCGCCCCCACCCCCTACACCGCCTTCGACTATCTGCACGAAAGCCCGTTCGACGCCGCCGTCCTGTGGGGCGCCAAGGACCATGCCCCGGCCCTGTCCATCGCCTCGGGCATGAAGCGCAACACCCGCCTCTATCACATCCCCCTGATGCTCTATCTCCGGGGCGGCAGCGAGATGAGCCTGGACGAGCTGTTCAACCGGGGCTTCTCCGACGTCGCCACCGCCGACACCCGCGAAGACGAGACCGCCGAACGCCTGCTGGCCCTGGCCAAGTCGCACCGTCGCTACCTGACCATCCGCAAGGCGCTGGATTCGGTTCGTGGCCTGGACATCATGGACCCGACGACCGGCCTGTTCACCCCCGAACTGTTCGCCGCCCACCTGGCGCGGGTCGCCGACGCCTCGCGCGCCCGGCGACGCCCCCTGTCGGTCTGCGTCCTGCGGGTGCGTGAGAACGAGGCCGTCGCCTGGGCCCGCCAGGGCGGCTGGCTGGACCGCGCCCTGCCCCAGATCGGCGCCATGATCTCGCGCCTCGTGCGGGTCGAGGACACTCCGGCCCGCCTGGCCAAGGAAGTCTTCGCCCTGGCCCTGCCGGCCACACGCGGCGAGGCCGCCCGCCTGGCCGCCGAACGGATCGCCGCCGTCATCGGCTGCACCGCCTTCGACGCCGGCCCCGACCGCTCGCCCTTCGTCGCCGAATTCGACGTCGGCGCCGCCGAAATGCGCCCCAACGAATCCGCCGGCGCCCTGCTGGAGCGCGCCTCCGCCGATTTGTTCGACAAGGTGCGGTAG